A single genomic interval of bacterium harbors:
- a CDS encoding D-sedoheptulose 7-phosphate isomerase, which produces MDLQNRLKQIFQRSIEAKEVFLKSNLNLLETAVSRIVLSLQSGGKVMLFGNGGSAADAQHLAAEFVNRFLYDRPALPAIALTTDSSVLTSISNDAAYDHIFSRQIEALGREGDVAIGISTSGNSPNVLLGLQKAREMELYTIALLGGDGGKIKAAADLCLIVPIRETPRIQETHITIGHAICELVEEAIFPKGAKGA; this is translated from the coding sequence ATGGACCTGCAAAATCGCCTGAAGCAAATATTTCAACGAAGCATCGAGGCCAAAGAAGTTTTCCTGAAATCAAACCTCAACCTTCTGGAAACCGCTGTCTCGCGGATTGTACTCTCCCTGCAGAGCGGCGGCAAGGTTATGCTGTTTGGAAATGGCGGCAGCGCAGCCGATGCACAGCATCTGGCTGCGGAGTTTGTCAACCGGTTCTTATACGATCGTCCGGCATTGCCCGCCATCGCACTGACTACTGACAGCTCGGTTCTGACCAGCATCAGTAACGATGCTGCTTATGATCACATCTTCAGCCGTCAGATCGAGGCTCTGGGGAGGGAAGGAGATGTGGCCATCGGCATCAGCACCAGCGGCAATTCACCCAATGTATTATTGGGGCTGCAAAAAGCGCGGGAGATGGAGCTCTATACTATTGCCCTGCTTGGCGGCGACGGAGGAAAGATCAAGGCTGCGGCTGATCTTTGCCTCATTGTTCCCATCCGGGAAACGCCCCGCATTCAGGAAACCCACATCACCATTGGTCATGCCATCTGTGAATTGGTGGAAGAAGCGATTTTTCCGAAAGGGGCAAAAGGCGCATGA
- a CDS encoding PilZ domain-containing protein → MVKGKILLVVTDEANRTKYDHYLKNITPFDLASGLNEAYQQCLKSYYDLILVDLKLSLGHGRLYIEKLNSLSHSPSILKIRPRQDQVDVLLMEQRAVERLDIFLQKFFAKLQEEEILAANARKYKRYRSILRVLIRQDHSSDFLRANTLNISQGGMFITTIFPFQPDLRLEVQIHDVAPEPIQAVIRVAWMRPWDVPHQLPGIGVQFLSFAPESDQYVVMDYLNKYHEQHRGDK, encoded by the coding sequence ATGGTCAAGGGAAAAATCCTTCTGGTTGTCACGGATGAAGCGAACAGGACAAAGTATGATCATTATCTGAAAAATATTACTCCGTTCGACCTGGCATCCGGATTGAATGAAGCCTACCAGCAATGTCTGAAGAGCTACTACGATTTAATCCTCGTCGATTTGAAACTGAGTCTCGGTCATGGAAGGCTCTACATTGAAAAGCTCAATTCCCTGTCGCATTCTCCTTCCATCCTGAAAATCAGGCCCCGGCAGGACCAGGTGGATGTCCTCCTCATGGAGCAGCGGGCGGTTGAGCGCCTGGATATTTTCCTCCAAAAGTTTTTTGCCAAACTTCAGGAGGAAGAAATCCTTGCTGCCAATGCCCGCAAATACAAGCGATACAGGTCTATCCTGCGGGTACTGATCAGGCAGGATCACTCTTCCGATTTTCTGCGGGCTAATACCCTCAATATATCCCAGGGGGGAATGTTTATCACCACCATATTTCCTTTCCAACCCGACCTCAGGCTTGAGGTCCAGATTCATGATGTGGCACCAGAGCCGATTCAAGCCGTTATTCGGGTTGCCTGGATGAGGCCCTGGGATGTCCCCCATCAATTGCCGGGCATCGGAGTCCAGTTTCTCTCATTCGCCCCGGAATCGGATCAGTATGTCGTCATGGACTATCTCAATAAATACCATGAGCAGCATAGAGGCGACAAATGA
- a CDS encoding phosphatidylserine decarboxylase family protein, which produces MMRIPIAKQGFPFILFFAALTIVALLTGFPLAAGLLFFVTLFVLFFFRDPERTAPEDEHLIVSPADGTLIQIREIPAGDVLGCPGIQLSVFMSLFNVHVNRMPLRGKVLKKMYNPGKFLPAFREKASLLNEQLTLMLDTAGGPVRMTQIAGQVACRIVCWAEVDDTLDKGKRFGLIRFGSRVDLYLPRENTVIITRVGDRVKAGESVLARFSSLPNKV; this is translated from the coding sequence ATGATGCGTATTCCAATAGCTAAACAAGGTTTTCCCTTTATTCTTTTTTTTGCTGCATTGACGATTGTGGCTCTGCTGACAGGTTTTCCCCTGGCAGCAGGGCTTCTTTTTTTTGTGACCCTCTTTGTGCTCTTTTTCTTCCGCGATCCGGAGCGGACGGCCCCGGAAGATGAGCACCTGATTGTTTCTCCAGCAGATGGCACGCTGATCCAGATTCGCGAGATCCCGGCTGGAGATGTTCTGGGATGCCCCGGCATTCAACTCAGCGTGTTCATGTCTCTTTTCAATGTTCATGTCAACCGGATGCCTTTGCGGGGAAAGGTCCTGAAAAAAATGTATAACCCCGGGAAATTTCTTCCCGCCTTCCGGGAGAAGGCCTCGCTTTTGAATGAGCAGCTCACGCTGATGCTCGATACTGCAGGAGGGCCGGTCCGGATGACTCAAATCGCCGGGCAGGTGGCGTGCAGGATCGTGTGCTGGGCAGAGGTAGATGACACTCTGGACAAGGGCAAGCGATTTGGTCTCATCAGGTTTGGGTCCCGGGTCGATTTATACCTGCCCCGGGAGAATACGGTTATTATCACCAGGGTCGGAGACCGGGTAAAAGCCGGGGAGAGTGTTTTGGCACGCTTTTCCTCGCTGCCGAACAAAGTATGA
- the ilvC gene encoding ketol-acid reductoisomerase, translating to MAKMYYEQDADLKYLQDKTIAVVGYGNQGAAQARNMKDSGLTVIISDIMGSRQWSQAEKDGFTVMPTRDAAARADVIQVLVPDQYQADVYAQDIKDHMTSGKALVFSHGFNIHFGQIVPPSDVDVYMVAPKGPGFLVRETYEQGNGVPALIAVQQNASGKAKELALAHAKGIGATRAGVLETTFAEETETDLFGEQAVLCGGLTELIKAGFDTLVDAGYQPEIAYFECLHEVKLITDLIYAKGFSGMRQAISDTAEYGDLTRGSRVINEDVRDEMRMILAEIQSGEFAREWILENKANRPVLNAQRRIQKEHLIEQIGQKIRGMMSWLKK from the coding sequence ATGGCTAAAATGTATTATGAGCAGGATGCTGATTTAAAGTATCTCCAGGACAAAACCATTGCCGTAGTAGGTTATGGAAACCAGGGAGCTGCCCAGGCGAGGAACATGAAGGACAGCGGCCTCACGGTAATCATCAGTGATATCATGGGAAGCCGGCAGTGGAGTCAGGCTGAAAAAGATGGCTTTACGGTCATGCCTACCAGGGATGCGGCAGCCAGGGCCGACGTGATTCAGGTCCTGGTTCCCGATCAATATCAGGCCGATGTTTATGCCCAGGATATCAAAGATCATATGACCAGCGGCAAAGCCCTGGTGTTTTCCCACGGCTTCAACATCCACTTCGGACAGATTGTGCCGCCCTCCGATGTTGATGTTTATATGGTAGCGCCCAAGGGACCGGGATTTTTAGTCCGGGAGACCTATGAGCAGGGCAATGGCGTGCCAGCCCTGATCGCGGTCCAGCAGAATGCCAGCGGGAAGGCCAAGGAGCTGGCCCTGGCTCATGCCAAGGGAATCGGAGCTACCAGAGCGGGAGTTCTGGAAACCACCTTTGCCGAGGAAACGGAAACGGACCTGTTCGGTGAGCAGGCGGTTTTGTGCGGCGGCCTGACGGAGCTGATCAAGGCCGGTTTCGATACCCTGGTTGATGCTGGATATCAGCCGGAGATCGCTTATTTTGAATGCCTCCATGAGGTAAAACTGATTACCGATCTCATCTATGCCAAGGGATTCTCCGGCATGCGGCAGGCAATCAGCGATACTGCCGAATACGGGGATTTGACCCGGGGAAGCCGGGTGATCAACGAAGATGTGCGCGATGAGATGCGGATGATCTTAGCCGAAATTCAATCAGGAGAATTTGCCAGGGAATGGATTCTTGAAAATAAAGCCAACCGGCCGGTGCTGAATGCTCAACGGAGAATTCAGAAAGAGCACTTGATAGAGCAGATTGGCCAAAAAATTCGAGGAATGATGAGCTGGCTGAAAAAGTGA
- the ilvN gene encoding acetolactate synthase small subunit: MRHTISVFVENKFGVLARISSLFSARGFNIDSLSVGETIDPSISRMTILTSGDDQIIEQVIKQLRRLVDVIKVSDLTQSDYVEREMVLVKVDAPQTHRAEILRISDIFRGKIVDVNPKTMTMEVTGDEGKINALIDLLKPIGIKEIARTGKVAMSRGKQEKSSGARIQEAAANGE; encoded by the coding sequence GTGCGACATACCATATCTGTATTTGTGGAGAACAAGTTCGGAGTACTGGCCAGGATTTCCAGTCTGTTCAGTGCCCGGGGATTCAACATCGACAGCCTGTCGGTTGGTGAGACCATTGATCCGAGCATTTCGCGGATGACCATTCTCACCAGCGGTGATGACCAGATTATCGAGCAGGTGATCAAGCAACTGCGCCGCCTGGTGGATGTAATCAAGGTCAGTGATCTGACTCAGAGCGATTATGTGGAGCGGGAGATGGTCCTCGTCAAGGTGGACGCACCTCAGACTCACCGGGCGGAGATTCTGCGGATTTCCGACATCTTCCGGGGAAAGATCGTTGATGTGAATCCCAAAACCATGACTATGGAAGTCACCGGGGATGAGGGCAAGATCAATGCCCTGATCGACCTGCTGAAACCCATCGGCATCAAGGAAATCGCCCGGACAGGGAAAGTGGCCATGTCGAGGGGAAAACAGGAAAAGAGCTCCGGAGCCAGGATCCAGGAGGCAGCGGCCAACGGGGAGTAA
- the ilvN gene encoding acetolactate synthase small subunit translates to MRHIISVLVRNHPGVLSHVVGLFTRRSYNIESLAAGVTENPDVTRITIVVTGDDLVLDQVMKQVNKLVDVLNVTDLKYDQAITRELAIITVKTTLQTRGSVIEIANVFGAKVVDMSEDTITLELSGTERVLQNLMRLLNPFGISEMARTGMIALAMKSSE, encoded by the coding sequence ATGAGACACATTATCTCGGTTCTGGTAAGAAATCATCCCGGAGTATTGTCGCATGTGGTAGGTCTGTTTACCCGGCGCTCATATAACATCGAAAGCCTGGCTGCCGGGGTAACGGAAAATCCCGATGTCACCCGGATCACTATCGTGGTCACCGGAGACGATCTGGTACTGGACCAGGTCATGAAACAGGTTAACAAGCTGGTCGATGTGTTGAATGTCACCGATTTGAAATATGATCAGGCTATCACCAGAGAGCTGGCCATTATCACCGTCAAAACCACGCTCCAGACCAGAGGGTCAGTTATCGAGATTGCCAATGTCTTTGGAGCGAAAGTCGTTGACATGTCGGAAGACACTATCACCCTTGAGCTTTCGGGAACCGAAAGGGTGCTCCAGAATCTGATGCGCCTGCTGAATCCTTTCGGCATCAGCGAAATGGCCAGGACCGGCATGATTGCCCTGGCCATGAAAAGCAGTGAATAA
- the ilvB gene encoding biosynthetic-type acetolactate synthase large subunit — MKKTGAKIFVETLLEHGVNTMFGYPGGVLLPIYDELYHAPIRHILSRHEQGAIHAADGYARATGKVGVCMATSGPGATNLVTGLATAFMDSVPVVAFTGQVSTHLLGIDSFQEADIYGISIPVTKYNYLVKETSRLKEVMYEAFHLAISGRPGPVLIDLPKDVQTIQIDDPPVPALTLPQRRPHLDPVERDRQLEKILSLIRDAKRPVIYAGGGVIKSDKAHEALLRLAEKAQMPVTTTLMGKGGFPETHSLSLGMLGMHGTRYANYAVAKCDLLIAVGARFDDRVTGEPSTFAKEAKIVHLDIDPAEVGKIIQVDACLIGQARDLLQELADRVEPQAHEEWISQIAQWKRDFPLSYPKKEGVISPQYVVEQIYEKTRGEAIITTEVGQNQMWAAQYFKSTRPRTFITSGGLGTMGYGFPAAIGAKIGCPDRIVFDIAGDGSFQMNIQELATAVYNKVNVKIAILNNGFLGMVRQWQELFYGRRYSQTTLNGNPDFIKIAEGYGALGIRVEKPEDVPSAIERAIAEDHPVVIDFHVDPEENVYPMVPPGGAIHNMLDRKE; from the coding sequence TTGAAAAAAACAGGTGCGAAAATATTTGTCGAGACGTTGCTTGAGCATGGCGTGAATACGATGTTCGGCTATCCAGGCGGAGTGCTGCTGCCAATTTACGATGAGCTTTATCATGCTCCGATCCGCCACATTCTCTCGCGGCATGAGCAGGGTGCAATCCATGCAGCGGATGGATATGCACGGGCCACCGGCAAGGTAGGTGTCTGCATGGCCACCTCCGGCCCCGGTGCCACCAACCTGGTCACCGGACTGGCGACCGCCTTTATGGATTCCGTTCCCGTGGTTGCCTTTACCGGCCAGGTTTCAACACACCTTCTGGGCATTGACAGCTTCCAGGAGGCGGATATCTACGGCATCAGCATTCCGGTAACCAAGTATAATTACCTGGTCAAGGAGACATCCAGATTAAAAGAGGTGATGTATGAGGCCTTTCATCTGGCGATCAGCGGACGGCCCGGGCCGGTGCTGATCGACCTTCCCAAGGATGTCCAGACCATTCAGATCGATGATCCGCCGGTTCCTGCGCTGACCCTGCCGCAAAGGAGGCCGCATCTTGATCCAGTCGAACGGGATCGGCAGCTTGAGAAGATCCTTTCACTGATCCGGGACGCCAAACGGCCGGTAATATATGCCGGAGGCGGGGTCATCAAATCAGACAAAGCACATGAGGCTTTGCTGCGACTGGCTGAGAAGGCTCAGATGCCGGTAACCACCACCCTGATGGGCAAGGGAGGTTTTCCGGAAACCCATTCCTTAAGCCTGGGAATGCTGGGCATGCATGGAACGCGGTATGCCAACTACGCGGTCGCCAAGTGTGATCTTTTGATTGCAGTCGGGGCCAGGTTCGATGACCGGGTAACCGGGGAGCCCTCGACCTTTGCCAAAGAGGCGAAAATCGTCCATCTCGATATCGATCCGGCAGAGGTGGGAAAGATCATTCAGGTGGATGCTTGTCTCATTGGCCAGGCCAGGGACCTTCTTCAGGAGCTGGCTGACCGGGTCGAACCCCAGGCCCACGAAGAGTGGATTTCGCAGATTGCCCAGTGGAAAAGGGATTTTCCTCTTTCCTATCCGAAGAAAGAGGGAGTGATCAGCCCCCAATATGTCGTTGAGCAGATTTATGAAAAAACCCGCGGTGAGGCGATCATCACCACCGAGGTAGGGCAAAACCAGATGTGGGCAGCCCAGTATTTCAAAAGCACCCGGCCCAGGACCTTTATCACTTCAGGAGGGCTTGGGACTATGGGTTATGGATTTCCGGCTGCAATCGGAGCCAAGATCGGATGTCCGGACCGCATCGTGTTCGATATCGCCGGAGACGGCAGCTTCCAGATGAATATTCAGGAGCTGGCCACTGCCGTTTACAATAAGGTCAATGTCAAGATAGCCATTTTGAACAATGGATTTTTAGGCATGGTCCGGCAGTGGCAGGAGCTTTTCTACGGCCGCAGGTATTCTCAGACCACACTCAACGGGAACCCGGATTTCATCAAGATTGCCGAAGGGTATGGGGCGCTTGGCATCCGGGTGGAAAAACCCGAAGATGTGCCTTCCGCCATAGAGCGGGCTATTGCCGAGGATCACCCGGTGGTTATCGATTTTCATGTTGACCCGGAGGAAAATGTCTACCCCATGGTGCCGCCCGGAGGGGCCATCCATAATATGCTGGATAGGAAAGAGTAA
- the ilvB gene encoding biosynthetic-type acetolactate synthase large subunit — protein sequence MKISGSEIFIRSLKEEKVSHVFGFPGATILGIYNQFLESDIKHILVRHEQGAIHAADGYARASGKPGVCLVTSGPGATNTVTGLATAFMDSIPVVVFTGQVPTSMIGNDAFQEVDIVGITRSITKHNYLVSQVKDLARTIKEAFHIATTGRPGPVLVDLPKDVLLDETEFHYPAEVSIRGYKPNYVGHPKQIESALKLIARAKRPLIYSGGGVIRSGAAQELLDLVTKTSIPVTSTLLGLGGIPGDHPLFLGMLGMHGTKYANLAVTDCDLLIAIGARFDDRATGKLEKFAPKAKYVHIDIDPATISKNVRVHIPIVGDARLILREINKNVVPGDYAAWIERIGEWKRDFPLSYQQDDETIKPQYVIEQIYELVKDRAIIATDVGQHQMWVAHYYKFNDRRTLITSGGLGTMGFGFPAAIGAQVACPDKLVFDIAGDGSFQMVLQELATAVQHNLPVKIAIINNQCLGMVRQWQELFMHKRYSGICLKCAPDFVKLAEAYGAVGLRASRPDEVRTVISEAISVDKPVVIDFRVACEENVFPMVPAGAGIEEMMLS from the coding sequence GTGAAAATCAGCGGATCGGAAATATTTATTCGCAGTCTGAAGGAAGAAAAGGTAAGTCATGTTTTCGGCTTTCCCGGAGCAACGATCCTGGGTATTTACAACCAGTTTCTGGAATCGGATATCAAGCACATTCTGGTTCGGCATGAGCAGGGAGCGATTCATGCCGCTGACGGCTATGCCCGTGCTTCCGGAAAGCCGGGAGTATGCCTGGTCACCTCCGGTCCGGGAGCCACGAACACCGTGACCGGCCTGGCCACCGCCTTTATGGATTCCATCCCGGTCGTGGTCTTTACCGGCCAGGTCCCCACCAGCATGATCGGCAACGATGCCTTTCAGGAAGTGGATATTGTCGGCATTACCCGCTCCATTACCAAGCATAATTACCTGGTCAGCCAGGTCAAGGACCTGGCCAGAACCATCAAAGAGGCTTTCCATATCGCCACCACCGGAAGACCGGGGCCGGTGCTGGTAGACCTGCCCAAGGATGTGCTCCTGGACGAGACCGAGTTTCATTATCCTGCCGAGGTTTCGATTCGCGGTTACAAGCCAAACTATGTCGGGCACCCCAAACAGATCGAATCGGCCCTCAAATTGATTGCCAGGGCCAAACGTCCGCTCATCTATTCCGGCGGAGGGGTCATCCGTTCCGGAGCGGCCCAGGAGCTGCTCGATCTGGTCACCAAAACCAGTATCCCGGTTACCAGCACCCTGCTGGGCCTGGGAGGCATTCCCGGCGACCATCCCCTGTTTCTGGGAATGCTCGGCATGCATGGAACCAAGTATGCCAATCTGGCGGTCACGGATTGTGACCTTTTGATTGCCATCGGGGCCAGGTTCGATGACCGGGCTACGGGAAAACTGGAAAAATTCGCTCCCAAGGCCAAATATGTTCACATCGATATCGATCCTGCAACCATCAGTAAAAACGTACGGGTCCATATACCGATTGTCGGCGATGCCAGACTGATTCTCCGGGAAATCAACAAAAACGTGGTTCCCGGCGATTATGCGGCCTGGATCGAGCGGATCGGAGAATGGAAAAGGGATTTTCCGCTTTCCTATCAGCAGGATGATGAAACCATCAAGCCCCAGTACGTGATCGAGCAGATCTACGAGCTGGTCAAGGACCGGGCCATTATTGCCACGGATGTCGGCCAGCATCAGATGTGGGTGGCCCATTACTATAAATTCAATGACCGCAGGACCCTGATAACTTCCGGAGGTCTGGGGACTATGGGCTTCGGATTTCCGGCAGCCATCGGTGCCCAGGTTGCCTGCCCTGACAAGCTGGTCTTTGATATTGCCGGAGACGGCAGCTTCCAGATGGTCCTCCAGGAACTGGCTACGGCAGTGCAGCATAACCTGCCGGTGAAGATAGCGATCATCAATAACCAGTGTCTGGGAATGGTCCGGCAGTGGCAGGAGTTATTCATGCACAAGCGCTACTCCGGTATCTGTCTCAAGTGTGCTCCGGATTTTGTCAAACTGGCCGAGGCCTACGGAGCCGTGGGTCTTCGGGCCAGCAGGCCGGATGAAGTGCGCACGGTGATCAGCGAGGCTATTTCGGTTGATAAGCCGGTGGTTATCGATTTTCGGGTCGCTTGTGAGGAAAATGTGTTCCCCATGGTCCCTGCCGGTGCAGGGATCGAGGAAATGATGTTATCGTAA
- the ilvD gene encoding dihydroxy-acid dehydratase, with translation MKSQDITKGLERAPHRALLYGTGFPKSALDMPKVGIASSFTDLIPGHVGMRDLERAIEKGIHTGGGYAFLFGIPGICDGIAMGHSGMKYSLPSRELIADMVETIASAHCLDGLILLTNCDKITPGMLMAAARLDIPAIVVTAGPMISGRYKTRRLSLVRDTFEAVGKCQQGLISEEEVEALEIEACPGAGSCQGMYTANTMACITEALGMSLPGSATALAVSAKKKRLAFESGRQVVSLIRDGITPRQIMTPAAFENAIRVDLALGGSTNTVLHIPAIAADAEVDTPLELFDRLSRDTAHIASLRPGGEHFMEDLEFAGGIPAVLKRLASKLKDNPTVCGQSIVRIAEQAEIFDEDVVHSLDNPYHAEGGIAVLRGNLAPDGAIVKQSAVSEKTLRFSGQARVFDSEEKAMQAIMNKQISEGSVVIIRYEGPKGGPGMREMLSPTAALVGMGLTESVALITDGRFSGGTRGPCIGHVSPEAMEGGPIALIQDGDRITIDIPARQLIWEVDEKTEAERRRQWTAPAGRVQKGYLKRYAQLVTSANTGAVLRK, from the coding sequence ATGAAGAGTCAAGACATTACCAAAGGATTAGAGAGAGCACCGCACCGGGCCTTATTATACGGAACCGGATTTCCCAAAAGCGCACTGGATATGCCCAAGGTAGGAATCGCTTCCTCCTTTACCGACCTGATTCCGGGGCATGTGGGTATGCGAGACCTGGAAAGAGCCATTGAGAAGGGGATCCATACCGGCGGAGGGTATGCATTTTTGTTCGGCATTCCCGGCATCTGTGACGGAATCGCCATGGGTCATTCGGGGATGAAATACTCTCTGCCGTCACGGGAATTGATCGCCGACATGGTGGAAACCATTGCCTCGGCCCATTGTCTGGACGGGTTGATCCTGCTGACCAATTGTGATAAAATCACGCCCGGCATGTTAATGGCCGCAGCCCGGCTCGATATCCCGGCCATCGTGGTCACCGCCGGTCCGATGATTTCCGGACGGTATAAGACCAGAAGGTTATCGCTGGTCCGGGATACCTTTGAGGCAGTGGGCAAGTGTCAGCAGGGATTGATTTCTGAAGAGGAAGTCGAGGCACTTGAAATCGAGGCCTGCCCTGGAGCCGGTTCGTGTCAGGGAATGTATACGGCAAATACCATGGCCTGCATTACCGAAGCCCTTGGCATGTCACTGCCCGGTTCAGCTACCGCTCTGGCTGTCTCGGCCAAAAAGAAAAGACTGGCCTTCGAAAGCGGACGACAGGTAGTGTCTCTGATCAGGGATGGAATTACCCCCCGGCAGATCATGACACCGGCGGCTTTCGAGAATGCCATTCGGGTTGACCTTGCCCTTGGAGGCTCGACCAATACGGTTTTACATATCCCGGCCATTGCCGCAGACGCGGAAGTGGATACTCCGCTTGAGCTTTTTGACCGCCTGAGCAGGGATACCGCACATATTGCCAGTCTTCGGCCGGGTGGTGAGCACTTTATGGAAGATCTTGAATTCGCCGGTGGCATTCCGGCAGTATTGAAAAGGCTTGCCAGCAAGCTCAAAGATAATCCGACCGTCTGCGGCCAGTCCATTGTCCGGATCGCCGAACAGGCAGAGATCTTCGATGAGGATGTCGTTCATTCTCTGGATAACCCCTATCATGCCGAGGGAGGAATTGCGGTTCTGCGGGGAAACCTGGCCCCGGATGGCGCCATTGTCAAACAGTCGGCGGTGAGTGAAAAAACCCTGCGGTTTTCCGGCCAGGCCCGGGTGTTCGATTCCGAAGAGAAAGCCATGCAGGCTATTATGAATAAACAAATTTCCGAAGGCAGTGTGGTGATTATTCGATATGAAGGACCAAAGGGAGGTCCGGGCATGCGCGAGATGCTCTCTCCCACGGCTGCCCTGGTTGGCATGGGCCTGACCGAATCGGTGGCTCTGATTACCGATGGCCGGTTTTCGGGAGGAACACGAGGCCCCTGCATCGGCCATGTCTCGCCTGAAGCTATGGAGGGAGGGCCGATTGCCCTGATTCAGGATGGAGATCGGATCACGATTGACATTCCTGCCCGACAGTTGATCTGGGAGGTGGATGAAAAAACAGAAGCTGAGCGACGCAGGCAGTGGACTGCTCCGGCAGGCCGGGTCCAGAAAGGGTATCTCAAGCGCTACGCACAACTGGTGACTTCGGCCAATACGGGAGCTGTTCTTCGAAAATAA